TCGAGACATATAACCTCGGGTGCTAGCTATTCGTGCCGCGTCACATTTGGCGCTGATCGAAAAAGCTCCGTGCAGGACAGGGTTTTTCTACGAGCCTCAGCATTTCATATAACGTACCACGACTTCGTCAATTAGTTATTTGGCAAACAATATGCTTTAAATACGTCAATAGAAGAATCTGTCCGATACTTCATCTCTAGAAAAGCCGTGTGGGACACATCCCGATATGCAGTATCCCCTAGCACCCGAGGTTTATAGCAAATCCGACCGAACCGTTGACAAAACGATTCGATCTGAGCGGAGCGAGAGGAAGAAGAACGGGTTCCGTTTGTTTCGTTCACAAACCGGAACGTCATCGGTTTGCTCACTCCACGTCCGGAAGCCGTATCAGACGCCTGCCGAACACGACACACAGCGGTACTTCCTGCGCCTGGCCCTCGCTCTGGTACAGGAAAAGGAGCTGGAGACGCCTTAACCTTGCGCCTGCAACCAGTCGAGTGCCTGCGTCCGCAACTGGGGCCATTCCCCGGAATGCTCATGCCCACCCACGTGACTGAGCATCAGGGTGGGCACGCCCTGCCGGGACAACCGCTCTGCAAGCAGACGTGTTTCCTGCGGGGGCGTCAACTCGTCCGTTTCACCCACCACGAAAGCCACCGGAACCGGCACGGGTGCGCCCGTCCAGCCCTGCGGCCACCAGTCCGGATGCGCAGGAATGCTGGGCGTGACCGCCAGTATCCCCCGCGCCGGAAAAAACCCCTGCAACGCCCCGCGCAGGGTCACGTAACCGCCCGCGCTGAAGCCCGCGAAGTACACCGGGTGTGCCTCCGCATTCAGTTCGGCCAGCCACGCCCGCACCGCCTGATCCGTGGCGGTCAAATCATTCCAGCGCAACCCGCCTGCCTCATTCACCTGCCCACTTCCAGCCAGAGCCACCCGCCAGCCCTGCCGGGTCAATGCTGCGTACAGCGGCCGCATAACCTCCGGCGTGCCGGCATTCCCATGCAAGACCAGCAGGGTGCGCGTGAAGGGGCCGCCAGGAAGCAGAATCTCCAGTGTGGGGTTCATGCCCGCATTCTGCAAGGTGGAATAAGAATTCCGGTTGATGAGTTATGAAACACTGGGCAACCCGACTGGAAGGAGAAGGAACAAACGGGAGGCCTCTGAACTTGCACAGCTACGGTCTGCCTGTCGACTTTCCCCTCAAGCCTATGCGCTCGGCGGCATCCCCGGCGGGTTTCTTCAGGCCGCTGCGGATGTCCATGTACTCGTTGTAGACAGTGTCGAAGGCGTAGTTCAGGATCGCCGTGACGCCGTGCTCGTCTACCTGCAAGCCCTGAATCCTGAATCCGGCCCGCAATTTGGGAATGAGCACGGCATTGTTCGTGGCGTGGTGGTGGCTGCGCACCACGGCGTAGCCCTCGTGTTGCAGGGCCTCCAGAATGACGGGGAGCAGGCGGGTATACAGCCCCTGTCCCCGGTGCGCGGGCAAAAACGCCGTATTCACCATGTAGGCCGTACGCGTATCCCACTGGCGCGAATACTGCCAGCCCGCCACCTCACCGCCCTTCTCGATCAGCCAGGCGTAGCGCCGCAGGGACACCGGGGGAAGGGCCGCCTCCCCGCGCCAGTCGTAGGACACGGAGTCGTAGGCGGCGTCCTCCAGCCCGGCGTACACGCGGCGAAACACGTCGTCACTCACGGGCCACAGCGTGTATCCGCCCCCCAGCTCAAGGCCGTTCCCTTCGGCGGCGGGCAGCGGAACGCGGGGAATAACCTTTTCGGAAGTCGGCTCGTGGAGGGGCTGAACGCCCAGGCGCCGGGCCGCCTCGCCGCTTGCCTGCCGCAAGCCGCTGCGGACGTGCTGCGCCTCGCGGTAGTGCCCGGCCAGTCTCAGGGTCAGCGCCACGTTCAACCCGCCTTCATACAGGCTGAGGCCCTGAAGCACGAACCCCGCCCGCAGTTTGGGAACGATCACGCGGTTGTTCGTGGCGCGGTGGTGACTTTGCGCCAGGGTATATCCGGCCCCCTGGAACACGCCCAGCAGGTGCGGTAGCAGGCGCGTGTACAGGCCCTGGGCCTGGTGATCAG
The DNA window shown above is from Deinococcus fonticola and carries:
- a CDS encoding alpha/beta hydrolase, whose protein sequence is MNPTLEILLPGGPFTRTLLVLHGNAGTPEVMRPLYAALTRQGWRVALAGSGQVNEAGGLRWNDLTATDQAVRAWLAELNAEAHPVYFAGFSAGGYVTLRGALQGFFPARGILAVTPSIPAHPDWWPQGWTGAPVPVPVAFVVGETDELTPPQETRLLAERLSRQGVPTLMLSHVGGHEHSGEWPQLRTQALDWLQAQG
- a CDS encoding GNAT family N-acetyltransferase, producing MGWSHAQQSDERTVYMADTGLLPDHQAQGLYTRLLPHLLGVFQGAGYTLAQSHHRATNNRVIVPKLRAGFVLQGLSLYEGGLNVALTLRLAGHYREAQHVRSGLRQASGEAARRLGVQPLHEPTSEKVIPRVPLPAAEGNGLELGGGYTLWPVSDDVFRRVYAGLEDAAYDSVSYDWRGEAALPPVSLRRYAWLIEKGGEVAGWQYSRQWDTRTAYMVNTAFLPAHRGQGLYTRLLPVILEALQHEGYAVVRSHHHATNNAVLIPKLRAGFRIQGLQVDEHGVTAILNYAFDTVYNEYMDIRSGLKKPAGDAAERIGLRGKSTGRP